The Syntrophorhabdaceae bacterium region TCATGTGGGTGGGGGGGAAATAGTTCGCGAATTTGAGCTTGATCACATCGGCAGACGACACGGATGCGAGACCGAGTAAGAGTGAAACGATGAAGAGCGCTGATAGAAGCTTTCTTACCATTTTGTTACCCCCTTATTAATTTTGAATATAACCGCGTGTAACCATATTGCCTCCCTTTATGGAGCGGAGTTTCCCTCCAAAGAAACGCATATCCGCCGTGCCTTCCTGGCACGGCCCTTCCTCCTTTCTACGCGCCGAACCTATAGCGCGTACCTGCGGTATTAAGAATAAACTTGCCGGCCATCTCGCGGGAAAGCCTGACGACCGCCTCGAAACCTGTGCAGTGGGCCGGAATCACGTAATCGGGGTCGATCGCTTTTATATCGGCTATGGTCTTTTCCACCTTCTCGGGTGATGCATGGCTCAGGTGAAAACCGCCCATGATCGCATGGACCTTCTCCATGCCCGCCATGCGCCGGACGTGCATTATCGTATTTACGATACCCGCATGGGCGCAGCCGGACAGGACGACAAGGCCCCGCCCCCTCACATTGAATGCCATCGCCTGCTCGCCTGAAAACGTATCAGCCTCCACTTCGCCTCCCCTTTGTACTAATAGTAAGGGCGACGCCGTCTCATATCCGGTGGTCCTTTCGATGGGACCGGTGAAAAAACCCCCGGGAATCACCTCCGTGGGCCCCTTCACCTCCCGGACCGTCACGAGGTCGAGGGCAAGAAGGGCCTCCCTGTCCAATCTGCCTATCTCCAGCCTGTCGGCACTGCCCGGTACAAGGGCGTAGCGCGTCTCGAATGCCCCTTCCCCCAGATAGAGCGGAGTCCCTTTCCGTATCTTCTCCCTGTTCAGGGCAAGAATATCGACGAGGGCCCCCCAGTGGTCGAAGTGGCCGTGGCTCAACCCGAAGGCATCGGTTTTAGCGAGATCAATGCCCAGCACCTCGAGGTTATGGTTGATCGCGGCGCCGTCGAGGCCGAAATCGAGCATAAACGCGGCCTCGCGGCCCTGAGATGCGGTTTCTATAAAACAGGAGAAGCCGTGCTCGGCATGGAGCGAGACGCCGGGACGGGTGCGGAACCGCGCGGCGATGGCGGCGTCCGGCCGTAGGGCATCATAATAATTGTCGGTGACCACGGTGATCACGAGCCGGTCGAGCTCCGGCAGCTTCATGGCCATCGTGGATATCTCTCTCTCCACAACTCCTCCTCCAGGGGACTCGTCTGACGAGGCCCGGTCAATACTGATACGCCGTGGCGACCTTCCGGGCTTTTTCCTGGCCCTTCCAATATTCGATCCGCTCCCTGATGAAGGCGAGCCACGTATCGATATCAGGCCCTTTATACCCCTTGGAGGTGAGGTCTTTCTTAAAATCGACGATCACCGGCTCCGAGGCCTTTACCCACTTTGCCGCCTCAGTCTCCGAAATAGGCAGGATCTGGCCGCCCTGTTTCTTGAAAAAGTCGGCGCCTTCGATGTCTATATTATTCCATTCGACC contains the following coding sequences:
- a CDS encoding MBL fold metallo-hydrolase produces the protein MEREISTMAMKLPELDRLVITVVTDNYYDALRPDAAIAARFRTRPGVSLHAEHGFSCFIETASQGREAAFMLDFGLDGAAINHNLEVLGIDLAKTDAFGLSHGHFDHWGALVDILALNREKIRKGTPLYLGEGAFETRYALVPGSADRLEIGRLDREALLALDLVTVREVKGPTEVIPGGFFTGPIERTTGYETASPLLLVQRGGEVEADTFSGEQAMAFNVRGRGLVVLSGCAHAGIVNTIMHVRRMAGMEKVHAIMGGFHLSHASPEKVEKTIADIKAIDPDYVIPAHCTGFEAVVRLSREMAGKFILNTAGTRYRFGA